TTCAAAGATCAATGCTTGTTTTTTCGTCATCGCTTTATCTCAGCGGCGACTTTTATAATATATCATACTAGCTTGCTGTTGGTCAAGAACTTTTTTTTGATCTTTTTTTCAATCAATTTTCTCTCAACCTCGTGTTTCTCAATCACCCAATTCAAACGGGCGAAAATTAATATATCATAGAGAAGTGGCTGGCGTCAACCATTATATTAAAGTTAATTTAAGACCGAGCAGCAATGCCACTCCCGGAACACCGAGCACCATCACCGTCCCTACTGTCATAGGATTAAGCGGAATGTATGTTTCAGCCGATAGACCCGAGAAGTTCACAATGTAAATAGCAAGCGCCGAAAGCGCCAAATGAGATCCGAACACGGTAAGCCATCCGAGTCCCAGCCTTTTTTTAAAAACGACAAGTACTAGAAGAAGAAGTGAGATACACAGGACTCCGGCTACTATTAATTTCATCACTATACCTCCTGATTTAAGTTTTGCGAGTTATAACCGCCACTTTTATCACCCATTCTCCCGCTTTCGTTCTTCTTCGTGCATATGAGCACTGTTCATTTTCAATTCTTTGGCTTGTTTCAGGTTCATCTGATATTTACGCTCAGCAGCCTCCAGCATGTAGATCGCATAATCAAT
Above is a window of Paenibacillus uliginis N3/975 DNA encoding:
- a CDS encoding pro-sigmaK processing inhibitor BofA family protein, producing MKLIVAGVLCISLLLLVLVVFKKRLGLGWLTVFGSHLALSALAIYIVNFSGLSAETYIPLNPMTVGTVMVLGVPGVALLLGLKLTLI